In Microbacterium pumilum, the following proteins share a genomic window:
- a CDS encoding conjugal transfer protein TrbL encodes MSVCDVPVIATVCDTVGQSTASLIAAPFDWLAYAMGSAATWLFEAVWTAFDSTTLVDVKAPGYIDVFNVLFGVAVFVTLVFFCFQLITGLIRRDPGALSRAGLGLGKSILGSFVVISLTAILLELTDQLAIGIVHATGNTMAGIGDRITLLMVGLNAINITTPGVGAIVTIFLAGLAISAAAIVWFSLLIRKALLLVAIVFGPIALAGSTWDATKGWFGKWAAFVLALILSKLVLVVIFLVAVAQVAAPIDADLASISDPLAGIVLMFIAAFAPYITYKFLSFVGFDMYHAMSSEQEAKSSLNRPVPVPTSPMAGNASKILGATGQRSGGAATGGTAAGAGTATAVGAGVTAGAAVVYGAATAGPKAGGAIAGAASAQTSSADGAGPAESNSRGVGRVHEAPPGVATPGHHSSAPRPPLRVPPRQGEPRP; translated from the coding sequence ATGAGCGTATGCGACGTGCCGGTCATCGCCACGGTCTGCGACACGGTCGGCCAAAGCACCGCGTCCCTCATCGCCGCGCCGTTCGACTGGCTCGCCTACGCAATGGGATCAGCCGCGACCTGGCTGTTCGAGGCGGTGTGGACCGCGTTCGACAGCACCACGCTCGTCGACGTCAAAGCCCCCGGATACATCGATGTGTTCAACGTGCTCTTCGGGGTCGCCGTCTTCGTCACCCTCGTCTTCTTCTGCTTTCAACTGATCACCGGGCTGATACGGCGCGACCCCGGTGCGCTCTCGCGAGCCGGATTGGGATTGGGCAAATCGATCCTCGGGTCGTTCGTCGTGATCTCGCTCACCGCCATCCTCCTGGAGCTCACCGATCAGCTCGCGATCGGCATCGTGCACGCCACAGGCAACACGATGGCCGGCATCGGCGACCGCATAACGCTGCTTATGGTCGGCCTCAACGCGATCAACATCACCACCCCGGGAGTGGGCGCGATCGTCACCATCTTCCTCGCCGGACTGGCGATCAGCGCTGCCGCCATCGTCTGGTTTTCCCTCCTGATCCGCAAGGCGCTGCTGCTCGTCGCAATCGTCTTTGGACCGATCGCACTAGCCGGATCGACGTGGGATGCGACCAAGGGCTGGTTCGGAAAGTGGGCGGCGTTCGTTCTCGCGCTGATCCTGTCGAAGCTCGTGCTCGTCGTCATCTTCCTCGTCGCGGTGGCGCAAGTGGCAGCACCCATCGACGCCGATCTCGCATCGATCAGCGACCCGTTGGCCGGGATCGTCCTGATGTTCATCGCCGCGTTCGCGCCATACATCACCTACAAGTTCCTCAGCTTCGTCGGCTTCGACATGTACCACGCCATGTCCAGCGAGCAAGAAGCGAAGTCGTCGCTCAATCGACCGGTACCGGTGCCCACTAGTCCGATGGCGGGGAACGCTTCGAAGATCCTCGGCGCGACAGGACAGCGCAGCGGCGGCGCCGCGACCGGCGGCACTGCTGCCGGTGCCGGGACGGCGACCGCCGTCGGAGCTGGGGTCACAGCGGGTGCGGCGGTCGTCTATGGCGCAGCGACGGCGGGGCCGAAGGCCGGCGGCGCCATTGCGGGAGCAGCAAGCGCTCAGACGTCCAGCGCAGACGGTGCGGGTCCGGCCGAGTCGAACTCGCGCGGGGTAGGTCGGGTGCATGAGGCGCCGCCGGGAGTCGCCACGCCCGGACATCACTCGTCCGCACCGCGGCCGCCGCTGAGGGTTCCACCGAGACAGGGAGAGCCACGACCATGA
- a CDS encoding SCO6880 family protein: protein MTRPNSSSDFQPVPVQFSRLARRGILLGLSLPQLIAVSCALVTIVASLYTSGAEAIAWTAPIWLSAILLATVGVGGRKLVEWTPVLWQWSWRRLTGQLVYRKRVELLRPVGTLALPGDAARLREWVDVESGAVMIHDPHGQTLTATLAVSHPAFVLLDPTEQHRRVTGWGRVLASACRSGRISRLQVSERTLLDSGTGLDEWWDRHGVDDGRWAAATYRELIARAGPAGERHATTISIALDLHAAARQIRASGGGVRGSANILRQEMASLVNSLRAADLSVGDWLGPDDLAPVLRSAYDPAASLTLDRHPTLGHSLADAGPVAVTETWDGLRSDTAHHVVLWISEWPRSQVYPGFLSPLVLSNGVLRTVALHYIPVRSDHAARDIRRKKTELISDAQQRRRIGQIEDAAAAAEYEDVLQQEADLTAGHGVLRTVGLIAISAPTRAELDVAVATVEQAAIQASCETRRLVGQQAQAFAAGALPLCRPT from the coding sequence ATGACACGACCGAATTCGAGCTCTGACTTCCAGCCGGTACCCGTGCAGTTCTCGCGATTGGCCAGGCGCGGAATCCTTCTCGGACTGTCTCTTCCACAGCTCATTGCAGTTTCCTGCGCCCTCGTCACGATCGTGGCCTCGCTCTACACGTCGGGCGCTGAGGCGATCGCGTGGACGGCCCCGATCTGGCTGTCAGCGATCCTTCTGGCCACCGTAGGCGTCGGCGGACGAAAGCTCGTCGAATGGACGCCCGTCCTGTGGCAGTGGTCATGGCGGAGGTTGACCGGGCAACTCGTCTACCGCAAGCGAGTCGAACTGCTACGGCCCGTGGGCACACTGGCGCTTCCGGGTGACGCAGCCCGGCTACGCGAGTGGGTCGATGTCGAGTCAGGCGCCGTCATGATCCACGATCCTCACGGGCAGACTCTCACGGCGACTCTCGCCGTTTCGCACCCCGCGTTTGTGCTGCTCGATCCCACCGAGCAGCATCGTCGAGTGACCGGTTGGGGTCGTGTGCTCGCCAGCGCCTGCCGTTCAGGTCGCATTTCTCGACTACAGGTGTCGGAGCGAACTCTGCTCGACTCCGGCACAGGGCTGGACGAGTGGTGGGATCGCCATGGAGTGGACGACGGCCGCTGGGCCGCCGCGACATACCGGGAACTGATTGCACGCGCGGGCCCGGCTGGCGAGCGACATGCCACGACGATCAGCATCGCGCTGGACCTGCACGCCGCTGCACGGCAGATCCGCGCCAGCGGCGGCGGAGTCCGTGGCTCGGCGAACATCCTCCGCCAAGAGATGGCCTCGCTTGTGAACTCCCTCCGCGCCGCTGATCTCAGCGTCGGCGACTGGCTCGGTCCGGACGATCTCGCCCCCGTGTTGAGGTCGGCATATGATCCCGCGGCGAGCCTCACCCTCGACCGGCATCCGACGCTCGGTCACTCGCTGGCCGACGCAGGCCCCGTCGCGGTCACCGAGACCTGGGACGGGCTGCGCAGCGACACCGCTCATCACGTCGTCCTTTGGATCAGTGAATGGCCGCGCTCTCAGGTGTACCCGGGATTCCTCTCGCCACTGGTGCTGTCCAACGGTGTGCTGCGCACCGTCGCCTTGCATTACATCCCCGTGCGGTCCGACCACGCCGCCCGAGACATCCGACGCAAGAAGACAGAGCTGATCAGCGACGCCCAGCAGCGCCGCCGCATCGGACAGATCGAGGATGCTGCTGCCGCCGCCGAGTACGAAGACGTGCTGCAGCAAGAAGCGGATCTGACTGCCGGCCACGGCGTCCTGCGCACAGTCGGACTGATCGCCATCTCCGCCCCGACGCGAGCGGAACTCGACGTTGCCGTCGCAACCGTCGAACAGGCCGCTATCCAGGCCTCCTGCGAGACGCGCCGGCTGGTCGGCCAGCAGGCGCAGGCCTTCGCCGCCGGCGCGCTGCCCCTCTGTCGGCCGACGTGA
- a CDS encoding ATP-binding protein: MRGDEQLHATVLINPRNERRRQRRRRERAAARLATDVRKSRARESKDQWAAERAEVRAAAYLPAAGETGPAALRMPRRLRLPQHQDTSATMAGHYPFLAEAGLGSAGVFVGQDLYSGGSFVYDPWVLYQRGVITAPNVVLAGIVGSGKSSLAKSLYSRSLPFGRRVYVPGDPKGEHTAVAEAVGGRAIILGHGLRNRLNPLDEGHRASALSDSEWTAQVAARRRDLIGALAETVLERSLMPLEHTAIDLALTDVVRSADVPILPMVVDRILSPTRSDDHEDRLAEDGRLVGHALRRLVAGDLAGLFDGPSTVRFDPSLPMVSLDLSRVAENSTLVSVLMTCSSAWMEAALADPAGGQRWVIYDEAWRLMAYPALLRRMDAQWRLARHYGIANMLVFHKLSDLDNVGDSGSAMRALASSLLANAETRIVYRQEPDQLGSTAAALGLTRTEMNLLPALSTGQGLWRVKDRSFVVQHQLHPDELTVFDTTARMTP, translated from the coding sequence GTGAGGGGCGACGAGCAACTGCACGCCACTGTCCTAATCAACCCGCGCAACGAGCGTCGTCGCCAGCGCCGACGCCGGGAGCGGGCAGCAGCTCGACTCGCCACCGACGTACGCAAGTCGCGAGCGCGCGAGAGCAAGGACCAGTGGGCTGCCGAGCGAGCCGAGGTGCGCGCGGCGGCCTACCTGCCCGCCGCTGGCGAAACCGGACCGGCCGCGCTGCGGATGCCGCGCCGTCTACGACTTCCGCAGCACCAGGACACGTCAGCCACCATGGCCGGACACTACCCCTTTCTCGCCGAAGCAGGACTCGGATCCGCCGGAGTCTTCGTCGGGCAGGACCTCTACTCCGGCGGCTCCTTCGTGTACGACCCGTGGGTGCTCTATCAGCGCGGAGTCATCACCGCACCCAATGTCGTGCTCGCGGGGATCGTTGGATCGGGCAAGTCTTCGCTCGCCAAGTCCCTCTATTCTCGCTCGCTACCCTTCGGTCGCCGCGTCTACGTCCCGGGCGATCCCAAGGGCGAGCACACAGCGGTTGCGGAAGCGGTCGGCGGCCGTGCCATCATCCTCGGCCACGGTCTCCGCAATCGTCTGAACCCGCTCGACGAGGGGCATCGCGCTTCGGCGCTGTCCGACTCCGAATGGACCGCGCAGGTCGCCGCGCGCCGCCGCGACCTGATCGGCGCGCTTGCAGAAACGGTGCTCGAGCGCTCCCTGATGCCTCTGGAGCACACCGCCATCGACCTCGCTCTGACGGACGTCGTGCGCAGCGCAGACGTGCCTATCCTCCCCATGGTCGTCGACCGCATCCTTTCACCGACCCGATCAGACGACCACGAAGACCGCCTCGCCGAAGACGGCCGCCTCGTCGGCCACGCGCTGCGGAGACTCGTCGCAGGCGACCTGGCGGGCCTGTTCGACGGACCTTCGACAGTCAGGTTCGATCCGTCCCTGCCAATGGTGTCGCTCGATCTGTCCCGGGTCGCCGAGAACTCCACCCTGGTGTCGGTCCTGATGACGTGCTCGTCGGCGTGGATGGAGGCGGCGCTGGCCGACCCAGCTGGCGGACAACGCTGGGTCATCTACGACGAAGCGTGGCGGTTGATGGCGTACCCAGCACTGCTTCGCCGGATGGATGCGCAGTGGCGACTGGCACGTCACTACGGCATTGCCAACATGCTCGTCTTCCACAAGCTGTCTGACCTCGACAACGTCGGCGACTCCGGGTCCGCGATGCGCGCGCTCGCGTCGTCACTCCTTGCCAACGCCGAGACACGGATCGTGTACCGGCAGGAACCCGATCAGCTCGGATCCACCGCCGCCGCGCTCGGACTGACTCGCACGGAGATGAATCTGCTGCCCGCGCTCAGTACCGGGCAGGGGCTGTGGCGCGTGAAGGATCGTAGCTTCGTCGTCCAGCACCAGCTGCATCCCGACGAGCTCACGGTCTTCGATACGACCGCTCGGATGACGCCTTGA
- the dprA gene encoding DNA-processing protein DprA — protein MDHSFSEDRLARISLAMASEPGDTVTGILVARVGAAETLALVTAETSLPASIDPAEGSLWRRRLAPRLDPGHVDSVRDEMERRNLTMLTTEDLTWPAELQQLGPRVPLALWLSGQPSRLEGITANRITLVGARAATSYGEHITMELAADLASQGRVICSGGAYGIDGAAHRAATMSRPGSTVAVLATGLDRFYPVGNQQLFERIQDSGGLLVSELPPGASPTRWRFLQRNRLLAALSGATIVVEAGYRSGSLNVASQAHSLGRPIGAVPGPITSPASAGCHRLLQEGIATIITDTRDAIDLLDSTNSVGVDRPFGSATAARRPLRLEPDISL, from the coding sequence ATGGACCACTCGTTCTCCGAAGATCGCCTTGCCCGCATCAGCTTGGCCATGGCTTCCGAACCCGGCGACACCGTCACCGGCATCCTCGTCGCGCGCGTCGGCGCGGCAGAGACGCTCGCTCTGGTCACCGCAGAGACGTCGCTGCCCGCCTCTATAGATCCCGCCGAAGGCAGCCTTTGGCGGCGGAGGCTCGCACCGCGGCTCGACCCGGGCCACGTCGACAGCGTCCGAGACGAGATGGAACGCCGCAACCTGACGATGCTCACGACGGAAGACCTCACCTGGCCGGCCGAACTGCAACAGCTCGGCCCTCGGGTGCCGCTCGCGCTCTGGCTCAGCGGACAGCCCAGCCGCCTCGAAGGCATCACCGCGAACCGCATCACGCTGGTCGGAGCCCGCGCCGCGACGAGCTACGGCGAGCACATCACCATGGAACTCGCCGCAGACCTCGCCTCACAGGGCCGAGTCATCTGCTCGGGAGGTGCGTACGGCATCGACGGCGCCGCACACAGGGCCGCCACGATGTCACGCCCGGGATCTACCGTCGCGGTCCTCGCGACTGGGCTTGACCGCTTCTACCCCGTCGGCAACCAGCAGCTGTTCGAGCGGATCCAGGACTCCGGAGGCCTTCTCGTCAGCGAACTGCCGCCGGGAGCCTCGCCGACCAGATGGAGGTTCCTGCAGCGCAACCGGCTGCTCGCCGCACTGAGCGGCGCGACCATCGTCGTCGAGGCGGGCTACCGCTCGGGGTCGCTCAACGTCGCAAGCCAAGCCCACTCCCTCGGGCGACCCATCGGTGCCGTCCCCGGACCCATCACCAGTCCCGCGAGCGCCGGCTGCCACCGACTCCTCCAGGAAGGCATCGCGACGATCATCACCGACACCCGAGACGCAATCGATCTGCTCGACTCGACCAACAGTGTTGGAGTCGACCGTCCATTCGGATCCGCCACGGCCGCGCGCCGACCCCTTCGGCTCGAACCGGACATCAGCCTGTGA
- a CDS encoding TraM recognition domain-containing protein, translated as MTTPKAPSYGDELTNLGLCVIIAGAAVATLLRAAGSIAAWVTGLDQPTAGIAAGLTVLLNPGDPGVAMRAPGINPVVYWVCAGLLILIATGVSILGWRLVRGTSRRGRVDPHHIEGIAGRDDVAKAASQHALMRRAAHLRPSLTHARPADVGYFIGHSRSSAVWASVEDSILVIGPPRSGKGAHIVINAILDAPGAVVTTSTRPDNLTATLRARERLGPVAVFDPQKLAEGIPAGLRWSPIRGCENALTAMIRATGLAAGTGLAAGGVESGGFWEAKTRTALQSLLHAAALADRPPSELFRWTLDPAAAADAVAILMNDPRAATGWADSLQAMLEADPRTRDSIWQGVSLALGALADPRVLAAVSPGEGESFDPESFLRSNGTLFLLATGAGANNSAALVAAFVEDVVESARRIAARNPGARLDPPLLLALDEIGNLAPLPSLPTLMAEGGGTGITTMPVLQSLTQARSKWSDNAAGAIWDASIIKIILGGASNSRDLQDLSTLIGERDEATDSITVGDRGTRSSQRSVRRVAIMPPDVIRTLPFGTALVMFRAAPPIVTRLRTWTSRRDAKSLLNDRSGLETLLRQPHAAPPPASDEPVE; from the coding sequence ATGACCACGCCAAAAGCGCCGAGCTACGGTGACGAGCTCACCAATCTCGGCCTCTGCGTCATCATCGCCGGTGCCGCGGTCGCGACCCTGCTTCGCGCGGCGGGCTCAATTGCAGCCTGGGTGACGGGGCTGGACCAGCCCACCGCCGGAATTGCAGCGGGGCTCACCGTGCTGCTGAATCCCGGTGATCCGGGCGTGGCCATGCGAGCGCCCGGCATCAACCCCGTCGTCTACTGGGTGTGCGCGGGGCTTTTGATCCTTATCGCCACGGGCGTCAGCATCCTTGGCTGGCGGCTCGTCCGGGGAACGTCCCGACGGGGTCGAGTCGACCCGCACCACATCGAGGGGATCGCCGGTCGAGACGACGTCGCCAAGGCCGCATCCCAACACGCGCTCATGCGGCGCGCGGCTCACCTGCGCCCCTCCCTCACGCACGCACGCCCGGCGGATGTCGGCTATTTCATCGGTCACTCCCGGTCGTCGGCGGTGTGGGCGAGCGTGGAGGACTCGATCCTCGTCATCGGTCCGCCAAGATCCGGGAAGGGCGCGCACATCGTCATCAACGCGATCCTCGATGCCCCGGGTGCCGTGGTCACCACCTCCACCCGCCCCGACAACCTCACCGCCACTCTCCGCGCGCGAGAACGCCTCGGCCCAGTCGCCGTGTTCGATCCTCAGAAGCTCGCCGAGGGGATCCCCGCCGGTCTGCGCTGGTCGCCGATTCGGGGTTGCGAGAATGCCCTGACGGCGATGATCCGCGCCACCGGGCTCGCCGCCGGCACTGGTCTCGCCGCCGGTGGCGTCGAATCTGGCGGGTTCTGGGAAGCCAAGACCCGCACAGCCCTGCAGTCCCTTCTGCACGCGGCTGCGCTCGCCGACCGACCACCCAGCGAACTGTTCCGTTGGACGCTCGATCCCGCGGCAGCCGCCGACGCGGTCGCCATTCTGATGAACGACCCGCGCGCCGCGACCGGCTGGGCCGACTCGCTCCAGGCCATGCTCGAAGCCGACCCCCGAACCCGGGACTCCATCTGGCAGGGCGTGTCACTTGCGCTCGGGGCGCTCGCCGACCCGCGCGTGCTCGCCGCCGTGTCACCGGGCGAGGGCGAATCGTTCGACCCGGAGTCCTTCCTGCGGAGCAACGGCACCCTATTCCTCCTCGCTACTGGCGCCGGCGCCAATAACTCCGCAGCTCTCGTCGCCGCGTTCGTCGAAGACGTCGTCGAGTCCGCCCGGCGGATCGCCGCCCGCAATCCCGGCGCCCGCCTGGACCCGCCACTCCTGCTCGCCCTCGACGAGATCGGCAACCTTGCCCCACTCCCATCTTTACCGACGCTGATGGCCGAAGGCGGCGGCACCGGCATCACCACCATGCCGGTGCTGCAATCGCTGACCCAGGCACGCTCGAAGTGGAGCGACAATGCCGCCGGCGCGATCTGGGATGCCTCCATCATCAAAATCATCCTCGGCGGCGCCTCCAACTCCCGCGATCTCCAAGACCTCTCCACGCTCATCGGCGAACGCGACGAAGCCACAGACTCCATCACCGTCGGCGACCGCGGCACCCGATCCTCACAGCGATCCGTGCGCCGGGTGGCGATCATGCCGCCCGACGTCATCCGCACTCTCCCGTTCGGCACCGCACTGGTCATGTTCCGCGCCGCACCGCCAATCGTGACCCGGCTGCGCACCTGGACCTCGCGGCGCGATGCGAAGTCGCTGCTCAACGACCGCTCCGGGCTCGAGACACTGTTGCGGCAGCCTCATGCTGCTCCACCGCCCGCCTCGGACGAGCCGGTGGAGTAA